One region of Armigeres subalbatus isolate Guangzhou_Male chromosome 3, GZ_Asu_2, whole genome shotgun sequence genomic DNA includes:
- the LOC134224898 gene encoding DDB1- and CUL4-associated factor 12 homolog → MSKTVKRPSAGIYPNCYIPSRLEDRRQRARMLRQERRRKPDKPDDFVTYEDSDSEEETPAQQHQVLSTSYNFVDYVRSREADMREVRSVDPAYASRHILTHDMFKETPIALGNINKVFCSQWLSNRQVVFGTKCNKLMVYDVNTRKVDAIPTLPNSRGASPDTQSGIHACQINPSHSLLATGARHSADIAIYRLPTLDPLCIGENGHRDWVFDMCWLDDQFLVSGSRDTKVALWRINEDNMEFPMVNKEGEEQEAVPTYAHINPVAIKDCRGAQKIRALCFHKEYREIALLSLNGYMHLFNAETFSQKLSRKLPNCQENVCIACQPNGLYAVGCRSYTLLLDPRTLQAVKKIASRYSGCGIRSASFQGNILTIGTGLGMLMFYDIRAGKYLESQTSASRTVVLKASRGYVAQFPEEEMDNFQQIKYVPAIYTHCYDSSGTRLFTAGGPLPATLIGNYAGIWQ, encoded by the exons ATGTCGAAAACGGTGAAACGACCGTCCGCTGGAATCTACCCAAACTGCTACATTCCCTCCCGGCTGGAGGACCGAAGACAGCGGGCACGAATGCTGAGGCAGGAACGACGGCGGAAACCCGACAAACCGGATGATTTTGTTACCTACGAAGACAGTGATAGCGAGGAGGAAACTCCGGCCCAGCAACATCAAGTCCTGAGCACGTCGTATAACTTCGTGGACTACGTTCGCAGTCGGGAGGCGGATATGCGGGAAGTGCGCAGCGTCGATCCGGCGTATGCCAGTAGGCACATTTTGACTCACGACATGTTCAAGGAGACTCCCATTGCGCTGGGAAACATTAATAAGGTTTTTTGTTCGCAGTGGCTGAGCAATCGACAG GTGGTATTCGGAACAAAATGCAACAAACTAATGGTGTACGATGTCAACACCCGAAAGGTGGATGCAATCCCTACCTTGCCAAATAGCCGCGGGGCCAGTCCAGACACACAGTCCGGAATACACGCATGTCAGATCAATCCCAGCCATAGTTTACTGGCCACGGGAGCGCGACATTCGGCGGATATTGCCATCTATCGATTGCCGACACTGGACCCCCTTTGCATCGGAGAGAACGGTCATCGTGATTGGGTGTTCGATATGTGCTGGTTGGACGACCAGTTTTTGGTATCTGGATCACGCGATACCAAGGTTGCGCTGTGGCGTATCAACGAAGACAACATGGAATTCCCCATGGTGAATAAGGAAGGCGAAGAGCAGGAAGCCGTTCCTACCTATGCTCACATCAATCCCGTAGCGATAAAGGACTGCAGAGGAGCACAGAAGATTCGGGCTCTGTGCTTTCACAAAGAGTACCGAGAAATTGCTCTACTATCACTCAATGGGTACATGCATCTCTTCAATGCGGAAACCTTTTCGCAGAAGCTCTCACGAAAGCTACCGAATTGCCAGGAGAACGTTTGCATCGCATGCCAACCGAATGGTCTATATGCGGTAGGTTGTCGCTCGTACACCTTGCTGCTGGATCCGAGAACACTGCAG GCAGTGAAGAAGATTGCATCTCGATACAGCGGGTGTGGTATTCGCTCGGCCAGCTTCCAAGGAAATATTCTGACAATTGGAACAGGTCTTGGCATGTTAATGTTCTACGACATCCGGGCTGGAAAATATCTTGAATCGCAAACCAGTGCCTCCAGGACGGTGGTGTTGAAGGCCAGCCGAGGCTATGTA GCACAATTTCCCGAAGAGGAGATGGATAATTTCCAGCAAATTAAATACGTTCCGGCTATCTACACGCACTGTTACGATAGCAGCGGTACCCGACTGTTCACTGCCGGAGGACCTCTTCCGGCGACACTGATAGGTAACTACGCGGGAATTTGGCAATAG